One part of the Lepeophtheirus salmonis chromosome 14, UVic_Lsal_1.4, whole genome shotgun sequence genome encodes these proteins:
- the LOC121128864 gene encoding uncharacterized protein, protein MKLGILSLCMILCTVPLTVLAVPTSSFLPLNASLSVGAFQRIPNVPTTLSRKRRFVFDSDFLSKTTFKVTFALEFPVGDFSLTSSLPITYTFGTGQLSRENGQHYEQDSFRGRSLQSSETVYSILSTAEEYVTRLGGGINGHDCALRAICEIAQFPEHEDGFLGEVVNLIVNGNKNGGLNSFFSRESNVYQEAYYQGSYEGNCSEYQESCSISFFDFVESNYMGHKNPHVNNLSTHYQDGDPSINSINGTY, encoded by the exons ATGAAATTGGGTATATTATCGTTGTGCATGATTCTTTGCACAGTTCCATTGACTGTCCTCGCAGTTCCTACATCATCATTTTTGCCATTAAATGCATCCCTATCAGTTGGGGCCTTTCAACGAATACCAAATGTTCCTACTACTCTCTCAAGGAAAAGAAGATTTGTGTTTGATTcggattttttatcaaaaaccacTTTTAAAGTAACCTTTGCCCTTGAATTCCCTGTTGGGGATTTTAGTCTTACATCCTCTCTTCCGATCACGTATACCTTTGGAACAGGACA ACTCAGTCGTGAAAATGGACAACACTATGAGCAGGATTCCTTCAGAGGACGAAGCCTTCAATCCTCAGAAACAGTTTATAGCATTCTATCCACAGCTGAGGAGTACGTGACTCGATTAGGTGGTGGGATTAACGGACATGATTGTGCGCTACGAGCCATTTGTGAAATTGCACAATTTCCTGAGCATGAGGATGGTTTCCTTGGAGAAGTTGTGAATCTCATTGTGAATGGAAACAAGAACGGTGGACTCAATTCCTTTTTCAGTAGGGAGTCAAATGTATATCAAGAGGCTTATTATCAGGGTAGCTATGAAGGAAATTGCTCTGAGTATCAAGAGAGTTGTTCCATCTCCTTCTTTGAT tttgttGAAAGTAATTACATGGGTCATAAAAACCCTCATGTCAACAATTTATCCACTCATTACCAAGATGGAGATCCTTCAATTAATTCTATTAATGGGACCTATTAG